The genomic window GAGTCAGAGGTATCATTACCAAACCTTAAAATGGCTtggaaaacactttgaaacatttTTTTGAAGGGGCTTCAGGTTACTCAAAAATACTTCCAATAATAAGACATTTTGTAAACTTGTTCAATGTATTTGTAACATttgaaagtattttaaaattatcaaatacttttttacttattttatttaggtttaaaaatctaatttaattctcaataatttgttatatcaaaatacttTGGAAATCAAAGCTAACAATGCTCTATTAGAAGGACTTGATTGAAAAATACTAATACTTTGATActaaattagaatattttaaagtttataaaccGATTTAAAATCTAAATCATAATTTGAAAAAGTCTCATGCAATTAACCCAAGGCAAAATAGGAGCAATGGCCCAAGGACTTATTTAAAACtctttacattttaaaattagtCTAATGCGGATTTAAAACTTTTTaggttaaagtgtaaatttacCATCATGgtgaatattgaaatttgtcACTATACTTTGTTTTCATTAATATTTTCCATTACATTTTGAAATTATGAGTACATTTGTTATTCAACTCTTATGCGATTGAATTTTAccactaaattttgaattttattaaaatgtgCCACCagctttaatttttcaattaaattttaacactagtattaattttgatgatttaaaaACATAAGTTGTTaagaaaaattctttcaaatattttattttaataattaaaaataatttaacttataaatatttaagaattaggaaattaaattagaatttttatttaatgaaataaaacttggaaaataaaaatacatatattgtaaaattaatttaataaaacaactattttatttaattttaatattatgttaatTAGCTTGTTATTGTTAAATAtcaaagtaaaatataaaaacaatattttttattaaaatttgtttccaaattattttaaaataaaaattgaatagaaaaatttaataaaaaattaactttaataGCAAAATCCAATCAAataaaagtaaagtaaagtatAATAGTAGagctgctcatgggccgggctgggcccagaaaaaaaattttagcccGGGTCctaggcccgagcccggcccgggaaaaaattcataagcccgggcccgacccgttttttaaataaataccaaaaatttattttaaaaattaaaaaaatttattttaaaaatattttaaaattaaaaaaattaaaaaagtattttaaaattaaaaaaatttaaaaaaagtattttaaaattaaaaaaataaaaaataaaaatatttattatattcgggccgggccggggcTAAAAAAGTGGTACCCGAGgtccggcccattttttaatcggacctcatttttttgcccaagcccatattttgggcctatatttttacccaaaccctcccatatttcgggcgggccatcGGGCCGGGCTGcctggcccatgagcacctctatatAATAGTCAACGATAATTTGCATATTAACCCAAACTCTTTCTATATAAAATCAAAAGTAAACCcattttgtaataaatagattcagatatCTGAAAAAATAATGTAGATTaagataataaatatatttgaatatcTATCTATATCtactataaatttaaatattatttaaatctaaaatatcAAACCTGAGAttaaaattacctttttgccATTACAAATTGGTTTGTTTGATTTCAGTTTTTGAAGTAAAACGAGTCTTCCAGGTTATTTCGTGACAATAAATGGCTCCCATACCATGCACAGTGTACTgtcattatgaaaattaaaaattgaaggcCCATGCTTTGCTTGACGTTATATATAAGTGGGGAGTGGACCCTGAGAAACCCTATTTGGTACCTAATCCTAAAGTGGCCAAATCAGCTTTGTCACCATGCAACAGCAACAAGATCTTCCAGCCAAAGCTGTCAGCCAAAAGTAACcccaaaacaaaataagaaaagcTGTAACTCTCAAACATCCCAGATGGGCTTTTCGATAGCTGAATCCCCATGTGAGAGCTGTTGTTGTTGAAAAGGGTTCATCATTGGCATTCTTTGTTGCTCAAACTGTTCTTCATGCAAATTTGCTGCTGTTGTCCTTGACCCTTCATTATTAATCCCCATGAAATCAAGGGTCGTCATGTTACTTCCTCCATTGCTAACTCCAAATATCGATGGCACTGTCGGGCTAGCACTATCTTCATGTTCCATGTGGTTATTCATCATCAAGCCTCCTTGGTTGATGAACATGTTGGTGGTGGTGGTGAACATTCCCATATCGTTCATTGCTTCAGTGGCAGCATTAAAAAGTTGGGTCATTTCATTGGGGCTGCCATGGCTGATACCAACCATGTTTGACTGATCGGCTTGTGATACTGGGAACTGATCGTATGGCGTTTCAAAGCTTTTTTGCATCATGGTAGAGTTTATACTATTACTACCAGCTGAACCCATTTGAGCTGCTTTTTGTAGCAAAGCTGTTGCAGACATGTGGGGTGACCCGGATACTTGGCAACAGCCATTTATGTTATCCTGTAAATAACTGAAACCAGATGAGGTATTTGTACTAAGTTGTAAGCTAGAGGACGCTGAGGAAATGGTTCTTGGACCACCAAATAAAGTGCCCGAGCTGCTCGAAAAGATGCCCCCTCCGCCTCCCATGTTCATGGACTTAAATTGCATAGGCACTAGCTCTTGTGGAAGGGACTTGAAATCAGGTAATACATTGCCGCTCATTGACATTGATGATGACATGAGCTCTGCAATTTGGTTTTGTGAGCTTGGTGATCCCATATTGTTCATCAATGCTCCATGGTTGTTGTTCACCTTGTTGTTTTCTTCAGCTAATGCATCACAGAAAGCTCTATGTGTGATAAAGCTGTCTCTCCTGCATAAACAATAACCAGAAAACCCCATCAATTGTCAGCCAACATTGCCTTAAAACCAACATTTCTCTCAAACATTTACCTTGCAAAGATGGTTCCACAATCACATTTATATTCCTTAGTACCACAGGTCTTCTGATGAGCTTTCCAATCCGATTGAACCGCGTATTTCTTCGAACACTTGTCACACTTCCATTTCTTCTCACCATGCTTACGGCTAAAATGCTTCTTGATCCCGGTAAGGTCACCTAGCGCTCGAGCCGCGTTGTGGTGGACACAACTGGGCTCGGGACATACGTAAACTCGTTTCTTGACCTCGGTGGTCGCCCTTTGCTTTAACTTCCAAGGAAGATTATGTCCTCTCCGGTGTAGTTGCAAGTTTTGGTCCCTTTGGAACCCTTTTTTGCATATCTCACATACAAACCTATTTTTGGCCATCAGCGTTGTTGGTGATAGAGCAATAACTTCAGCATTTGGATCTGAtattcaaacaaaaataaaaaaaaagcattgTTTGTATGGCCCCCATAGAGAAGTGAAAAAAGTGCAATCAAGCAAACAGTTTCTTAGCAATTATTGTAATCTTATAGCAATAATTGAACCCTTTTTTCAAATTAAGAAACTATATTTTTTTTCCCTTCCAAAAAGCCATCAGCTTTTTTAAGAACTCAAAGCCATGCATCTAACTCGATCAAAATCATGGGGGGTAAAACAAAAATGGGATTTACCTGGAGTTCCTGGTAAATTCCTTTTCCTCTTGGCTCCTTGCAGTGGCTGTtgagatgatgaagaagaagaaccaTTGGTATTAGAAGCACCAGAAACGGGAAATTTATTAATTTGCAGCTGTTGTTGTTTATCTCCAGAAGAGAAGCTTCCATCATCATCATCCCCGGAGATATTTGACATACTTGGAACTGAAAGAGaggggatatatatatatatacaaacaagCTTGTTTGTTTGGTTTGATTTGCCTTGGCTACAAATTCTATTGCTGGGTGGTGATAAATAAAAGTGGGGACTTGGCTTGTTTTTTGGTGAACATAAAAATCAGGGTGTCTCTACTCTAGAGGAAGACAAAAAAGAAAACCAGGGAAATTTGAAAGAAGAGAGAACTCTAGCTGACATAGGGAGTAACATTGGAACCTGTCTCCTTTGGCTTTATATATGAACAAGGTCAAAATTTGAATAGGAAAACTACATGATAATTTCccctatttttctcttttttcaatTTCATTGCCATTCTCTTTCATAAAGTTTTAATAAGAAGCAACAAAGAGACAGAAAGAAGAATATTATAAAACTCTGGtcaatatttaaaagaaaacccATTTCTGCAAGCATCTGCTACATCTTCATGACCAattatattagtaaaaaaaaaaaagaaggttaaTTATCATCGAAGGAGTATCGATACAACTTATGAAGCAAACACATATGAGCACAACAATGTAATGACAGaaatattgattatttttatcaaataaaggaCGACACAAAGCACCATATTTTAAGATGCTGGAACGTAACAAATATGTTGAACAAGTTATTGCTAAATATTGACATTAGCTAAGTAACCCTGCCATGAATAAAAAACAACAGGAAAGACAACCATGGCGttatattcttcttcttttttaaagtattttgttttattcatttttcacACGAAAGTGATGTTTGATGGCGGTAAATAAAAAACACCgatgaatattcaattgtttttgTTGAAATGGGAGCCTTTTTTACGatgaagaaaaaggaataaattgtaatttcattggagaattatttttgttttaatttttatgtaagaaaactgactcgagttatttttaattaattttattcttttaataatgtatcatataaaatattttgaattttttaattaaataatgtcCAACAACTACAAAGaaaacccatttttgtccaaatatgTTTGAAAACCTTAAACTTAAAATTAGTATTAAAAAATTCGATGGAGTCTTAATTTGACATGCATATATTGTTGCCGGTGTAAAAGGATGtaggttcgagtgcgctgaaataCACTATTCTCTTATTTATAAGTTGGGGAGGGGAAAACAGTGACGCCACTCCAGATTCGGGGGTCCAAGAGTTTTATAAAACATTCTTGGTGGAAAAAATATGGATAAAAGATCCCATTGAATTGAATTGGGTCCATGAATCTAAGAAATAGTGAGGTTTCTTGACATCTCTCAATTTGAAAATCCAAGATTTGAATTAATGTCATTTCATTGATTCCTCCTAAATTATATTGATTTATcctaaaaatttcatttcaattggAATTTGGTTACTCACCATGTACGAGGATCCCCGCTAAGCATCCATGGTTGAATGGTTAAAGCGCCCAACTCATAATTGGTGAATTCATAGATTCAATTCCTACTGGATGCACACCAACAGGACTCTCCAATAAGTCTACTGGAATTGGCTATATATTAATAGAATCTCATCATCTATACATAACGAATTGGTGTGGCatcctaaaaaaaatcaaatccaaatgaGGCATTAAACTATTGGAAATATATAATATCCctgtttcatacaatcttttctcCTAGAAGTAGTTCTAAACATTAtcttaaaaagaataaatattatcAGAATCTCTAATATctcaaaaagaaaaggaaaaaaaaactcgATCAAATTGAATCAAACTCACCTCTAATTAtcaagtttttattattattttattataccaAAAATACATTGTATTACATCATCTTCAACTCGCTTACGTTAGTAGAGTGAAGGTTTTTTACTCTATTAATAGTGTGCATGATAATTATCCTCATATATAATAGGTCCTTATACTGTgatttttttatggatttgatccctttactataatttaatattttcaacaaaaGATCTTTTGGAATCCAACACCTTTTTGACTCATTAAAGATAAatctaaaaaatcattaattaattataataacaatTCTAAACTCTAATTAAATGATTAACATCATTATCATCAAATCACATTCACCACCGGCCGTATAAAGTGGGGTCTCTCACAGTCTTATCTATGGGAAATGGTAATGGAAATGGGCCAAGGCTCTTTGTATTTGTTTATGGTCTCCCTAGTCCCTCTCTTTGACCATGTCTTCAAACAcacttaaattatattattaatctgACGGctcaaatatattatcatatatgtaatattatgttcagtttatttttacatattattcattaaaattttagttaagggGTTAACGACCGTCATATGCGTTAGTACCGAAATTTCAAACTTCGAAAAGTATAAGAACTTAGAATGATCTTATTAAAGAATGTAGACCAAAGCTATAGATATGCATATACTATTGGACTAATAATTGACCTTAATCAAACAAATTAACTACTACTGTTTGGGtgaagattaaaatttcaaaagttgAAAAGTATAAGGGCTAAAATTGATCAATTCAAATAGTAcaaagactaaaattgatcaaattaaaatataaggattaaattcacAAGTACaacaaaatacaaggactaaCAGTAGAATTTAACCGAGAACTAAAAATGCTTTGTATAAAACCAAACACACTTTGCTTAACAATAGGACAACTTTGTtgaatttataaagatataaattaacTGGAAAAAAAAACAGTCATCTTTATCAAGAAAATCTAAGACATATTTTCAATACATTAATTGCACTttaaaaagctaaaataaaagttatctaacacattaaaaatattgaaaattattcatattaaaaaatactaccataaatataataaatattttattatattaaaaaaagtaaatatgataaatatttcaatgtataatataatttttaaaatgttatattttgatttggattatttaattaggtaattttttaaggttttgggtaattgatttaatataaatatatataattaatataatatttttataacataatatattcggGCCGGGTCAAGCTTGGGGTtaaaaaatttgcccaagtcctaGTTCATATAGAAAACGGatattaaattttacttaagcacATTTTTCGAGTCTTGTATATTATCTAAGCCCTTCTATTTTCAGGCCCTGAACGGGTCACCCGATCATAAGAAGGTCTCATCACGAATCTGTAACTAGTTGCGGTGAACGAAAGTAAGTGTTTTCCTAATATGATAAAAATCAAAAGCAGTAATACCCAAAAACACAATGCTTTCGAAGATACGACGGGGGATGTGTGGTTCTTCATTTTTTTTGTCTAGAATAGCTTTGTGTATCGAAATTCTCTCGCTTATTTCTCGACCGGCTAGTTTCCGGCATGACATATACCATCCTTAAGTCTCTTCCATGTTGGAATTACTAGCACCATTTCTAAAAAGGGTGTTAACAAAAAGCCTTCTACAGACTCTTCAGTAGTTATTTGGGGCAGCCTCTGTAGGCTTTATCTTCCTCTTGGGATTGAAGGACCTGCATTTGAGAGCCTTGTTAGAGTTCAATGACTCAAattcttgttaaaataaaatatagtgacataataaaataaaagtaaaattcatatagaactatacttcttttattttacattgattagaataaggtttttcaaccttactacactccatctatttgacattgattagaataaagtttttcaatctttaaataaatatagttgaaactcctcttgtatcatttgattttaacattagtgaattttcttctcctctgtccgtggtttttttctcgaaagggttttcacgtaaaatctatgtgttcttattttgcttttcttttgcTCTGTGATCGTTCTATATTGCTATTATCGATGTTAGTTCTACAAACTGGTATTAGAGCTTTTCAGGTTGCTtgtctcaatcacggtaatggcgaAAATGAAGTATGATATTCTGCTGTTGGATCATAACACCAAATTCGCGTTGTGGCAGGTAAAGATGCATATAGTTCTTGCGTAGATGGATATGGAGGATGCCCTGTTAGGGTTAGATAAGATGCTTTCGAATTTTACGGATGAAGATAAGAGACGTAAAGATCGAAAGGATTTAACGTAATTACAACTGCATCTATCAAATGAATTTCTATAGGACATCTTGAAGGAGAAGATCGCCATTGCATTATGGAAGAAGCTTGAGCAACTATGTATGTCAAAAACCTTAACTAGCAAGTTGCATAAGAAGTAGTGTCTTTATGCCCATAGTTTagaggaaggtgcatctgtgcacgaacacttaactaTGTTTAAAGAAATTATCTCAGACctagaggccatggaggttcaatatgataaaaaaaatttagggttaattctattttattcgTTGCCTTCGTCTTATTCAATCTTTAGAGATACAATTATGTATAGCCGTGAATATCTCATAGTTGATGAAGTCTATGTTTCCTTAACCACGTATgacaagatgaaacatcttgtagTTGGATCCGACTCTCAAgaagagggtctcattgttcgtgagaGACAAGAACAAAATACTGATGATAATCGTGAAAGGACACAAGAACGAAATCCTCGCAgtaaatttaagggtaaattgagatattcaaacagaggtaaaacctATAACTTTTAAAAGATGAAAGTGCATAttaatctgagtgctataagttgcagaacaagatcaaaagggagacTGCGGATTAAAAgggaaaacaataaaaaaaatccagtgaaactgatgttgtagaagactacaatgATGGTGAACTCCTAGTTGCTTCCGTTGACAACTCTAAAGCGAATGAGGAGTGGATCCTCGATTTTGATTGCACTTTccatatgagtcccaatcgggactGGTTTACAACATATGAAATAGTGTCTGAATGTGTCGTTTAATCACAGGTATTGGCACGATCAAAATTTACATGTTCGATGAAGTCATTAGAACACTTAATGGCGTACGACATGTACAAAAATTGAAGAGGAATTTGATTTCGTTGAGtattcttgattcaaaagggcacAAGTACACAATTGAAAGTGGGGTTCTGAAGATTAGTAAGGGTTCCTTCATTGTGATGAAAGAGT from Gossypium hirsutum isolate 1008001.06 chromosome D12, Gossypium_hirsutum_v2.1, whole genome shotgun sequence includes these protein-coding regions:
- the LOC107936818 gene encoding zinc finger protein GAI-ASSOCIATED FACTOR 1 produces the protein MSNISGDDDDGSFSSGDKQQQLQINKFPVSGASNTNGSSSSSSQQPLQGAKRKRNLPGTPDPNAEVIALSPTTLMAKNRFVCEICKKGFQRDQNLQLHRRGHNLPWKLKQRATTEVKKRVYVCPEPSCVHHNAARALGDLTGIKKHFSRKHGEKKWKCDKCSKKYAVQSDWKAHQKTCGTKEYKCDCGTIFARRDSFITHRAFCDALAEENNKVNNNHGALMNNMGSPSSQNQIAELMSSSMSMSGNVLPDFKSLPQELVPMQFKSMNMGGGGGIFSSSSGTLFGGPRTISSASSSLQLSTNTSSGFSYLQDNINGCCQVSGSPHMSATALLQKAAQMGSAGSNSINSTMMQKSFETPYDQFPVSQADQSNMVGISHGSPNEMTQLFNAATEAMNDMGMFTTTTNMFINQGGLMMNNHMEHEDSASPTVPSIFGVSNGGSNMTTLDFMGINNEGSRTTAANLHEEQFEQQRMPMMNPFQQQQLSHGDSAIEKPIWDV